In Gigantopelta aegis isolate Gae_Host chromosome 14, Gae_host_genome, whole genome shotgun sequence, the following proteins share a genomic window:
- the LOC121389536 gene encoding transcription factor MafB-like — MDHLAEDYINEFDLDQLDFTVIKRELEEQKLKCCMGGDVSAGLVSGPTSPGCSVPTSPSVSQDIPSPMEQKSIMADLNWLQWCAGLQLSSLCDKYAPQLSPEEAVDVLIKTVEAPPSVKSSVHSATEDEGGKWLTDMDDDDDDVTEDTESQSSPAIQNVSSPDSSSSATTPRDDRDSKPSEIQDDDLVYLPVRELNRRLQGKPKDEVVRLKQKRRTLKNRGYAQNCRSKRLQQKFELENTNNGLAKQIANLKRQVDALTRERDFYKQQCHVQRDSSAARAVRDGSVSSSYPSSPDEFS, encoded by the coding sequence ATGGATCATCTGGCGGAGGATTACATCAACGAGTTTGATCTCGACCAGCTGGACTTCACCGTCATCAAGCGAGAACTCGAGGAGCAGAAACTCAAGTGCTGCATGGGGGGCGACGTCAGCGCCGGCCTCGTCTCGGGCCCAACGAGCCCCGGATGCAGTGTGCCGACGTCCCCGTCGGTTAGCCAGGACATACCCAGCCCGATGGAGCAGAAGTCGATTATGGCGGATCTAAACTGGCTGCAGTGGTGCGCGGGGCTGCAGCTGAGTTCACTGTGTGATAAATACGCCCCCCAGCTCTCCCCCGAGGAGGCGGTAGATGTGCTTATCAAAACGGTAGAGGCGCCCCCGTCTGTCAAGTCGAGTGTCCACTCCGCCACCGAGGACGAGGGGGGTAAGTGGCTAACGGACAtggacgacgacgacgatgatgtcACCGAGGACACCGAGTCGCAGTCGTCGCCGGCCATTCAGAACGTGTCGTCACCAGATTCGTCATCATCAGCAACGACGCCGAGAGACGACCGAGATTCGAAACCCTCAGAAATTCAGGACGACGATCTAGTTTACCTACCCGTGCGCGAGCTCAACCGCCGGCTGCAGGGCAAACCCAAGGACGAGGTGGTGCGCTTGAAACAGAAACGCAGGACATTGAAGAATCGCGGCTACGCACAGAACTGTCGTTCGAAAAGACTGCAGCAGAAATTCGAACTGGAAAACACTAACAACGGCCTCGCGAAACAGATCGCCAACCTGAAGAGACAGGTGGACGCTCTGACGAGGGAACGGGATTTTTATAAACAGCAATGTCACGTGCAGAGGGACAGTTCCGCCGCACGTGCAGTGCGTGACGGGTCGGTGTCGAGCAGTTACCCGAGTTCGCCAGATGAGTTTAGCTAA
- the LOC121388335 gene encoding alanine aminotransferase 2-like, with amino-acid sequence MLRTVESRLGSASQCICSNSAVIRGCQKVFRRWRRLSVENMNPFVKEMEYAVRGPIVIRAAEIEHELAKGVKKPFRDVIRANIGDCHATGQKPITFLRQVAALCAHPAGLMNAAVMPDDAKQRAKRILASCGGQSVGAYSDSAGVRVIREDIAKYIAERDAFPCDPDNIYLSTGASDSIKSVLKLLMTGKSGDDRAGIMIPIPQYPLYTATIAEYNAYPVGYFLDEDDTWALSIGELKRAITAAQKHCEPRAIVVINPGNPTDPQNAWIKPVEPGLVSYVQTHRMLDKAC; translated from the exons atgttaagaACGGTGGAGAGCAGGCTTGGTTCCGCGTCACAATGTATTTGTTCAAACAGCGCCGTCATTCGAGGTTGTCAGAAGGTGTTTCGGCGGTGGCGGCGATTGAGTGTTGAAAACATGAACCCGTTTGTGAAGGAAATGGAGTACGCGGTGCGTGGACCCATTGTGATCCGCGCGGCGGAGATCGAGCACGAACTGGCCAAG GGTGTGAAGAAGCCTTTCCGCGATGTGATTCGTGCCAACATCGGAGACTGTCACGCCACGGGTCAGAAACCCATTACCTTCCTTCGACAG GTGGCAGCATTGTGCGCCCACCCGGCCGGGCTGATGAACGCCGCCGTGATGCCGGACGATGCCAAACAACGAGCCAAGAGAATTCTGGCGAGCTGTGGCGGGCAGAGTGTAG GAGCATACAGCGACAGTGCGGGTGTTCGGGTGATTCGAGAAGACATCGCCAAGTACATCGCGGAGCGAGATGCTTTCCCATGTGACCCAGATAACATTTACCTCAGCACTGGAGCCAGTGACAGTATTAAG AGCGTTTTAAAACTTCTCATGACGGGGAAGTCCGGGGATGATCGTGCTGGGATCATGATTCCAATACCTCAGTATCCTCTTTATACGGCCACAATTGCAGAGTACAACGCCTATCCA GTTGGTTACTTCCTGGATGAAGACGACACATGGGCCCTGAGTATCGGCGAACTGAAGCGAGCAATCACGGCAGCTCAGAAACACTGCGAGCCTCGAGCCATTGTCGTGATCAACCCGGGAAACCCCACAG